A stretch of Candidatus Thermoplasmatota archaeon DNA encodes these proteins:
- a CDS encoding ester cyclase, whose protein sequence is MSEANKEIVRRFFEEGGNKRNLAVFDEIVVEDFKDHAPMPHPPGRQGLKQMLGGFQAALPDMRITVEDLVAEGDRVVARLTVGGTHKGPLMGVPATGKRLSWTAIHLFRIQGGRIVERWAEADVAGMLRQLGLVPEAATPSRR, encoded by the coding sequence GTGTCCGAAGCCAACAAGGAGATCGTACGTAGGTTCTTCGAAGAGGGTGGGAACAAGCGGAACCTTGCCGTGTTCGACGAGATCGTCGTCGAGGATTTCAAGGACCACGCTCCCATGCCGCACCCGCCCGGCCGTCAGGGGCTCAAGCAAATGCTGGGGGGCTTCCAAGCGGCGCTTCCGGACATGCGGATCACGGTCGAAGACCTCGTCGCCGAAGGCGATCGGGTGGTCGCCCGGTTGACGGTGGGAGGCACCCACAAGGGGCCCTTGATGGGCGTGCCGGCGACGGGGAAGAGACTGTCTTGGACGGCGATCCACCTCTTCCGCATCCAAGGCGGGCGCATCGTCGAGCGGTGGGCCGAGGCCGACGTCGCCGGGATGCTGCGGCAACTGGGGCTCGTTCCCGAGGCCGCCACCCCCAGCCGCCGCTAG
- a CDS encoding sialidase family protein, translating into MRIHPFLALALTVVPVGLAGCLAPAEEPLDADVLPLPLDPPPAFGVPGSLGFRTVLGPPNLRAPEPTLGIPWNTDNVFYHAGFRTFRITFDAAGEATWTDVTAPYQVPINLDPMLHVDPDTNRIWAGGLHGICSVMMYSDDDGESWTPTRNMCSGKDFDHQSIGSGPSPAPLAGTLYPHTVYYCAQGGTISCATSQDGGATWGPFVTETTPCRGFHGHIRVSRVTGMMALPVPDCGGNLGMLATYDGITYVAKIVPDSHRWTNGFDSALQFGREEGWLWYAMASEHGIYASLSKDDGDTWETIGEGMGVPGTHYLDIGQFHDPPVVSGVFTNIEVGDDDRAAVSFLGLEGRPGADLEFLRSKDIYQCVERQDELVWHYYVAFTYDAGQTWRVERISEDPVQVGGIWDVVSGGSGRCRNLLDFNGMALDSLGRVHISWADGCVDECAQTAQPDTNGYRTREARLFRQETGMGLFAKADANNAAAAGGATAGKTPGLRLPGFALG; encoded by the coding sequence ATGAGGATCCACCCCTTCCTCGCGCTCGCCTTGACGGTCGTCCCGGTCGGCCTGGCCGGGTGCCTGGCGCCCGCCGAGGAACCCCTCGACGCCGACGTGCTGCCGCTGCCCCTGGATCCGCCCCCCGCCTTTGGCGTTCCCGGATCCCTCGGGTTCCGGACGGTCCTTGGACCGCCCAACCTGCGCGCGCCCGAGCCCACGCTTGGCATTCCCTGGAACACGGACAACGTCTTCTACCACGCGGGCTTCCGGACGTTCCGAATCACCTTCGACGCCGCAGGCGAAGCGACCTGGACCGACGTAACGGCCCCGTACCAGGTCCCGATCAACCTCGATCCCATGCTCCACGTCGACCCCGACACGAACCGCATCTGGGCCGGCGGACTGCACGGCATCTGCAGCGTCATGATGTACAGCGACGACGACGGCGAAAGCTGGACACCCACGCGCAACATGTGCAGCGGCAAGGACTTCGACCACCAGTCGATCGGAAGCGGCCCCTCGCCCGCGCCCCTTGCAGGGACCCTCTACCCGCACACGGTCTACTACTGCGCCCAAGGCGGCACCATCAGCTGCGCCACGAGCCAAGACGGCGGCGCCACGTGGGGCCCGTTTGTCACCGAGACGACGCCCTGCCGCGGCTTCCACGGACACATCCGCGTAAGCCGCGTGACCGGCATGATGGCGCTTCCCGTCCCCGACTGCGGAGGCAACCTCGGCATGCTTGCCACCTACGACGGCATCACGTACGTCGCCAAGATCGTCCCGGACTCGCACCGGTGGACAAACGGCTTCGACTCCGCCCTCCAGTTCGGCCGCGAGGAAGGCTGGCTGTGGTACGCCATGGCAAGCGAGCACGGCATCTACGCCTCGCTCTCCAAGGACGACGGCGACACGTGGGAGACGATCGGCGAGGGCATGGGCGTGCCCGGAACGCACTACCTCGACATCGGGCAATTCCACGACCCGCCCGTCGTCTCGGGCGTCTTCACGAACATCGAAGTGGGCGACGACGACCGCGCCGCCGTGAGCTTCCTCGGGCTTGAAGGCCGCCCCGGGGCCGACCTCGAGTTCCTCCGCTCGAAGGACATCTACCAATGCGTCGAGCGCCAGGACGAGCTCGTGTGGCACTACTACGTCGCCTTCACCTACGACGCCGGCCAGACGTGGCGCGTCGAACGCATCAGCGAAGACCCCGTCCAGGTCGGCGGCATCTGGGACGTCGTGAGCGGCGGCAGCGGGCGATGCCGAAACCTCCTCGACTTCAACGGCATGGCCCTCGATTCCCTCGGCCGCGTCCACATCTCGTGGGCCGACGGCTGCGTCGACGAATGCGCGCAAACCGCGCAGCCCGACACAAACGGCTACCGCACGCGCGAAGCGCGCCTGTTCCGACAGGAGACCGGAATGGGACTCTTCGCGAAAGCGGACGCGAACAACGCAGCCGCGGCGGGCGGAGCAACGGCTGGCAAGACGCCCGGACTGCGGTTGCCAGGCTTTGCGCTCGGCTGA
- a CDS encoding 5-(carboxyamino)imidazole ribonucleotide synthase: MILPGATLGILGGGQLGQMIAMEARRLGYRVAVLDPDPQCAARPWADDFVQGAFHDADAAVRLAERADVVTLETEHIPAPVLEAVEKVRPLHPSSRVLAVVQDRLRQKEFLAKHGFPTAPFRPVDDEQGVRAALRELGAPIVLKTRRGGYDGKGQAVVKGPDEAADAWRRIGQAPAVAEAFVRFDRELSVLLARAHDGEVRIYPLAENVHRRGILHTTVAPARAQASLVQEGYALGQAIAQALDLRGMLAVETFEAQGRLVVNELAPRTHNSGHTTFGASSVSQFEQHARAVLGLPLREPTTLSPAVMLNLLGDLWEGGAPDWRPVLAEPRARLHLYGKKDARPGRKMGHVLVLHADPAQALSIAQRLHETLSKGADPR, translated from the coding sequence TTGATCCTGCCGGGCGCAACCCTCGGTATCCTGGGCGGCGGCCAACTGGGCCAGATGATCGCAATGGAAGCCCGACGCCTGGGCTACCGCGTTGCCGTCCTCGACCCTGATCCCCAATGCGCCGCCCGCCCGTGGGCCGACGACTTCGTGCAAGGCGCCTTCCACGACGCCGACGCTGCCGTGCGCCTGGCGGAGCGCGCCGACGTCGTCACGCTCGAGACCGAGCACATCCCTGCGCCGGTCCTCGAAGCGGTCGAGAAGGTGCGGCCCCTGCATCCCTCCTCGCGCGTGCTCGCCGTCGTCCAGGATCGCTTGCGGCAGAAGGAGTTCCTCGCCAAGCACGGTTTTCCCACGGCCCCCTTCCGCCCCGTCGACGACGAGCAGGGCGTCCGTGCGGCGCTGCGCGAGCTTGGCGCGCCCATCGTCCTCAAGACGCGCCGCGGCGGCTACGACGGAAAGGGGCAGGCCGTCGTGAAGGGACCCGACGAGGCGGCCGACGCGTGGCGCCGAATCGGCCAGGCGCCCGCCGTCGCGGAAGCCTTCGTGCGGTTCGACCGCGAGCTCTCCGTCCTCCTCGCCCGCGCGCACGACGGCGAGGTCCGCATCTACCCGCTGGCCGAGAACGTGCACCGGCGCGGCATCCTGCATACGACGGTCGCTCCCGCCCGCGCGCAGGCGTCGCTCGTCCAGGAAGGGTACGCCCTGGGCCAGGCCATCGCGCAGGCGCTCGACCTTCGCGGCATGCTCGCCGTGGAGACTTTCGAGGCGCAGGGCCGCCTCGTCGTGAACGAGCTTGCGCCGCGCACCCACAACAGCGGCCACACCACCTTTGGCGCCTCCTCCGTCTCGCAGTTCGAACAGCACGCGCGGGCGGTCCTCGGGCTGCCTCTGCGCGAGCCCACGACGCTCTCGCCGGCGGTCATGCTGAACCTCCTGGGCGACCTTTGGGAGGGCGGCGCGCCCGACTGGCGGCCCGTCCTTGCCGAACCCCGCGCCCGCCTCCACCTGTACGGAAAGAAGGACGCGCGGCCGGGCCGCAAGATGGGACACGTGCTCGTGCTCCACGCCGACCCCGCGCAGGCGCTTTCGATCGCGCAGCGCCTGCACGAGACGCTGTCAAAAGGCGCCGATCCCCGGTGA
- the purE gene encoding 5-(carboxyamino)imidazole ribonucleotide mutase, protein MAPPTAPLVGIIMGSRSDWETMRHASQTLDELGVPHECRVVSAHRTPDLLFEYAQTAAERGLRILIAGAGGAAHLPGMAASKTDLPVLGVPVASRHMNGLDSLLSIVQMPRGVPVGTLAIGEAGAVNAALLAARMLAVDDPALGGRLRERREAAAKAVREEKL, encoded by the coding sequence ATGGCGCCCCCGACGGCCCCCCTCGTCGGCATCATCATGGGAAGCCGAAGCGACTGGGAGACGATGCGCCACGCGAGCCAGACGCTCGACGAGCTTGGCGTTCCCCACGAGTGCCGCGTCGTGAGCGCGCACCGCACGCCCGATCTCCTTTTCGAATATGCGCAGACGGCGGCCGAACGGGGCCTTCGCATCCTCATCGCAGGCGCCGGCGGCGCGGCGCACCTCCCGGGCATGGCGGCCTCGAAGACCGACCTTCCCGTCCTTGGCGTTCCCGTGGCCTCCCGGCACATGAACGGCCTCGATTCGCTCCTCAGCATCGTGCAGATGCCCCGCGGCGTGCCCGTGGGCACGCTTGCAATCGGCGAAGCCGGCGCCGTGAACGCGGCTCTCCTTGCCGCGCGCATGCTCGCCGTCGACGATCCCGCGCTTGGAGGGCGCCTCCGCGAGCGTCGCGAGGCGGCGGCCAAGGCCGTGCGGGAGGAGAAGCTTTGA
- a CDS encoding L-threonylcarbamoyladenylate synthase, which yields MSPRPRVPDAYALAQAAEALRRGDLVVFPTETVYGVGAHAFDEAAVRKVFAAKGRPPDNPLIVHAVDLRMARSLATRWPSAADALARAFWPGPLTLVVPRVPALPAVAAAGLDSVAVRVPAHPVARALLAEAGVPVAAPSANRSGRPSPTRVDHAVEDLGDAVAVYLDGGPCEVGVESTVVSVLSDPPVVLRPGGVSKVAIERVVGQVAQGSGEAVARSPGMRHRHYAPRAEVVIVEPDARATQSLVEALERQGRRVAVLASREHAPAGKNVVVPGGYADVDRWARSLFASLRDLDRLGYDVIVVQRMSEEGVGAAVLDRLRRAAERSAD from the coding sequence GTGTCCCCTCGTCCGCGCGTCCCGGACGCCTACGCGTTGGCGCAGGCCGCGGAGGCCTTGCGTCGAGGCGATCTCGTCGTGTTCCCGACCGAGACGGTGTACGGCGTGGGCGCCCACGCCTTCGACGAGGCGGCCGTGCGGAAGGTGTTCGCCGCCAAGGGCCGCCCCCCCGACAACCCGCTCATCGTCCACGCCGTCGACCTCCGCATGGCGCGGTCGCTTGCGACGCGGTGGCCTTCCGCGGCCGACGCCTTGGCGCGCGCGTTCTGGCCTGGGCCTCTCACCCTAGTCGTTCCCCGCGTTCCGGCGCTGCCCGCAGTCGCGGCCGCCGGGCTCGATTCGGTGGCCGTTCGCGTGCCGGCTCACCCGGTCGCGCGCGCGCTCCTTGCGGAGGCGGGCGTTCCCGTGGCCGCGCCAAGCGCGAATCGCTCCGGCCGCCCGAGCCCGACGCGGGTCGATCACGCGGTGGAGGATCTGGGGGACGCCGTGGCCGTGTATCTCGACGGCGGGCCGTGCGAGGTCGGCGTGGAATCGACGGTCGTAAGCGTCCTGTCGGATCCTCCCGTCGTCCTGCGCCCCGGCGGCGTTTCCAAGGTTGCGATCGAGCGCGTCGTCGGGCAGGTGGCCCAAGGGAGCGGGGAAGCGGTGGCGCGCTCGCCGGGCATGCGCCATCGGCACTACGCTCCGCGCGCCGAGGTCGTCATCGTGGAGCCGGACGCAAGGGCGACCCAGAGCCTGGTCGAGGCTTTGGAGCGGCAGGGCCGACGCGTGGCCGTGTTGGCGTCGCGCGAGCATGCCCCCGCCGGCAAGAACGTCGTGGTCCCGGGAGGCTACGCCGACGTGGATCGTTGGGCGCGCTCGCTCTTTGCGTCGCTTCGGGACCTCGACCGTCTCGGCTACGACGTGATCGTGGTCCAGCGCATGTCCGAGGAGGGCGTGGGAGCGGCCGTCCTCGACCGCCTGCGCCGCGCCGCCGAGCGGTCCGCCGACTAA